Below is a window of Leishmania donovani BPK282A1 complete genome, chromosome 21 DNA.
GCgccattttttttgtttgtgcgcttccaccaccaccacctgctcctccgccgcacgcgctcacgctctccctcgctttGGCCCCATCTCTCCCGTGATTCActggggtggcggtgctgcgttCAGACAGAGCCgtccacccacccacagTTGTGCGCCCTTCCATCCATTGTAGGGGTGGGCACGCCTCCGTGCGTTCGTGCATGTTTCTCTCAACGAACATGCGGAAGAGGGCTGATGAAGTGtcacgagagagagggcgagcgagcgagcgaagATGAGGTGGATGATGCTGGACGaaggagaaaagagaagagagccgccgccagcacaccGAATGGGCTTGCGTTTTGTATGCCACGACGACTGCCGTTGgttttcgctgctgctcctgatgcccctcccccccaaaACACACACCGACTCGCTTTCTGTCTCTTGCTGTACCAGCAACTTGACgtcgctcctctctccctctatcGCCACTATTGGCtaccttttttctttgttcgGCTTGCGTTCCCGGTGGTTGAAGCCGACAGTGTGgccttctctccctcacgcgcgcgcgcgcacacacacacacacacacgcagctcTCTCGCACTTTTACTTTCATTTTGCCTTCGAATGGTGTGCACGAGTGCTCTTGGTCTTGCTTAGCTCGCTGCGCCGGGCTTGAGGGGCTATACCGCCCAGATCCAACACGCCTTCAGTTGCACACCCGTATGCCGCCATGTGATCATCCGCGTCCTCAATGCCAACTTGTAGGTGCACACGGGCATACACGCGCATCTACATGCTTCCCACACTTTGCGGGACGGCACTGGTGGGCTTCCTCATGCTTCAATCACTCATCTTCCCCACACGATATCCTGCCTCTGCGTCTCTTCcttgtttctctcttcctctttggcctttgccgccgccccccccccctttcgcCTGCATCTCTCGCACCGTTTTAGTCGGacgcagaagaagagaacATAGGCTCACGCAAGACGGGCGCGCACCATCCGCCAGCACGACAGCTTCTCTCATCGACTGCCCCCAGCCGTgccgtgccccccccccccatcctaCATCTCGCCGTCGTATACACACTCACACGTGCCTCAGCGAAGCTATCTATATCTGTTCGCCTTAAGTAGCGCCGTCCTTAAGCAGactctcacacacacacccacacgcacccacacagacgcgTGTAGCCGTAGGACACAGCAGAAAAAGCAGCAACATCCGGCaagcgccccctccctccgccccACCCGCTCtcgcgccacgcacgcacgcacacacacacacacacacacacacgcagcgagGAGCGATcgcagcagaggcgccgGAAGCTAAGACGGCAGAACGGTTAACGCGATTAAGCTAAGCAAGGCAGAGGCAGGTGCGTTGCCATCCTCACCATCATGCCACCAAAGATGTCTGCGAAAAACAAGCAGCAGCCCAAGCAGCAGGGCGGCAACAAGAAGGGCAAAGGCAGCAGCCaggacggcgacgacttTGACGCGAtgctggcggcagccgtgAACGCGTCCAAGGCGGACGCGGCCAAAAACCACAGTAATAACCATCAGGGtaagcgcagcagcaacgggaATGGTACTGCACCGGCCAGTAGGAGCCTCGCCGCGGACGAGCCAGTGGTGCCGAGCTCGGCCGATCACCCGGAGAATCCCTACCCGAAGACGGCGGATGGCTATCCGCGGCAGACGTGGCCGGAGCCGACGGTGCTAGTGTCGAAGCAGTTTGCTCCTGGTCAGTTTCCGGCCGGCGAGATCGTCGACCACCCTGGTGAGATGAACAACTTCCGACGCAGCAGTGAGGAAAAGCGGGCGTTGGCCCGCGCGAgtgagcagcaggtgcaggagatgcgcgaggcggccgaggtgcACCGCCAGGTCCGCACCTGGGCACAGAGCTGGATCAAGCCAGGCCTATCACTGATGCTCATGACCGATCGCATCGAGAAGAAGCTGAATGAGCTGATTGGCAAGGACGGCATCCTTCGGGGACAGGCTTTCCCGACAGGATGCTCGCTGAACCATGTCGCAGCGCACTACACACCCAACACCGGTGACGAAAAGGTCGTTTTGGCGTACGATGATGTCATGAAGGTCGACTTCGGCACCCACATCAATGGCCGCATCATCGACTGCGCCTGGACGGTCGCCTTCAATCCGATGTTCgacccgctgctgcaggccgTGAAAGAGGCGACGTACGAGGGCATCAAGCAGGCGGGCATTGACGTCCGTCTCGGCGacatcggcgccgccatcgaggAAGTGATGGAGTCGCACGAGGTGGAGATCAACGGCAAGGTGCACCAGGTAAAGAGCATCCGCAACTTGTCCGGCCACAACATTGCCCCCTACATCATCCATAGCGGCAAGAGTGTGCCCATCGTGAAAGGCGGCGAGCAGAcgaagatggaggagggggaggtgttTGCCATCGAGACCTTCGGCTCCACTGGACGCGGCTTCGTGAACGAGGATTTGGAGTGCTCCCACTACATGATGCGGCCCGGCGCAGAGGTGATGCAGTTGCGCTcggagaaggcgcagcagctgctgaagcacaTCCACAAGTCGTACAGCACGTTAGCGTTCTGCCGCAAATGGCTCGACCGCGACGGCTTCGATCGTCACCTCATGAACCTGAACCGCCTGGTCGATGAGGGCGCCGTGAACAAGTACCCGCCGCTGGTGGACGTCAAGGGCAGCTATACAGCTCAATATGAACACACGATCTACCTCGGCCCAACCGCGAAGGAGATTCTTTCCAAGGGAAGCGACTACTAGGCGTGGGGCGCTGTGGCGAAGGGAAGGGCGCACAGGGGGCTCACAGAGAgcgaagaaggagctgcatgtatgggggggggggagggatcGAAGACGATACGAGCGCAGATCCCGGTTgtgaggaggcggcgtgtgtgcgtctgagccctctctctccgtcacATGTACGCCTTCGCCTTGTCTCTGATCCCGCtgccttttcgtttctcCTGATCGCTAGTGACCCCCTCCATCACGTGGCGGATACCGTGCTCTCTGTTTTTGCCTCACATTGCCGCTTTCCCACGGTATGGATGCCGATGATGCTGGTGATCTATGAGGGCTCTTCCTGACTATTCGAAATCCATCCTCCATCCCCCGGTGATGACATCTGAAGCCGGGcgtggcacacacacccctctCAGCGCGTGGCACCTCAGGGACCAGTGCACCCACTTTCTCTCCGTGGGaaaagccaagcagccccctcccccaccccctgccaagtgccgagccgcttctggtggtgacgggtTGAGGCGCCTACGccgcaggggggagggctcagagcgatgtgtcgctgctggtgccggcggtggcgtcctgGATGACGTTGCATCGGAGTggcccgcgacagcgaggcagaTCTGTatccatccacatgatgggcagagcgTCATCGTGACCCGAGCGTCCCCCACCCggcccggccctcacaccgcccactggtgtgggtggggtgcccgagcgccaccgcgagggggatgcgtccggtggcggccggcatggtgggcgcggctgcgcggcgccccGCGAAGCATGGGCTGTGGGCgtgggcgggggcgggggccgtgctctccgatggctgggtcggcgcgttgctgtggcgcgtgtgtgtctacggctgccaTCGGCCCACGCGAGGTTGGGTCTGTGACAGGGgtcggagggagagggggtggcaGTGGAGGGGCGGTTGGACGTCACGTTGTGCGGCACTGAAGTTGAACTCACCTTTACGAAGAGAATGATTTCGCAAGCGAAACTGTGGTCGGTAGGAGCGGGTGGAAAAGGCGGACTCATTTGGTAGCGGACACGCCGCATCGGTACACTGCCTGAGGGTGAGGGGCGGGAGGGGTGAGATGCCGCGTTGATGAGCCCACTGCATTGAGAGGCAACACATGGCATGCTATCACCTCTGCTCCGTCCTACTCTCGGCCACTTTTCTTGTTCGCCATTGGGCTGCCCCCTCcgttgccaccaccacgtgGAACGTTCAGCGTAGCCCTCACCCGTATTTCCTGGTGCAGACGCCCAGAGAGTACGTCATGTccgttgcgtgtgcgtgtgtgtatgcttgcTGTCGAGCTTCCGTTGGACGATCGTTCTGTTGCTTTCTTGCGCatctttttttcgtgtggGTGAGTTCGGGAGTCGTAATGGCGGCACTGGCGAACGATCGAAGAGTGTCGCCTTCCCTTCGGTGGCCTTCTCTAATGTCGCTGCACGGCTCTGCTTTCCTTCCGCCCCCTCACCGATTGTGCGCCATGAAGTCAGTCGTCCTCCGTCGGGTCCGAAAACGATGCTTGATTTTACCTTAGCATTGGATGTGTCTCGGATCCACCACGCTGTGCCCGCACGCGGGTCGGCAGCTCATGCCACGTTTGCCCTCTTTCGGAAATGAAAACGTTTTCATGTTCTCTTCCCACCACCTATGCTGGCGACCGATGCCGATGTCTTCTGTGTTTCTGTGTTCACCCACGTCGTCCTCGTTGCTatccctccttctctgtcgCCCCGCATCGTTGTTCGTTGCGGGGCCCTGCCTGGTTTGCTGCCGCAACATCCCCGTGCGTTGGTTGTTGTTGCTagcttcctccctcccctcggTGGTGTGCTGCACAGTTCGAGCGATAGGAGGGGGAAGGCTggaagcgggaggagggggattTTAAGGCAGCAAGCatctgtgcatgtgcgtgtgtgtgtgggtgtggccCAGACAGGGAGGGCGACTGCCAGGAGAGcgctggagagagagagggactGGCTGGGGATGCAGCAAGTGCTTCTTACTACCGCATTCGTAAAGGTTAAAAGGCTCCAACTGATGCTTCATCAAGAGGCaagggtggcggtggtggtgggccaGTGCTGGCCCCCTGCTCCTCCCCTCCGACCAACGCGGCGCTTGCgagaagggcgagagggagagggggagggaaaaaTGGGGCGGGGACGCGAGCCACATCTTCAGCAGTGTAGGCCGCGGcgcccgccctcctccctttctcaGCGGCGCTATCTCCGCTGCTTCCAGCGCCACAACAACTACAAGCCGGAAAACAGTtacccacacacgcacgtgcgtgtaGCTCGCGACCGGAGGATCACGCACCTGTGCCAGTCTCCGAGAGCCGAAAATggactgccgctgctgccgcgtccACAACTTCTATTCCCGTTTCTCTACCCGCTTCTCTTCGATATGGCGCGTAcccgcacacaaacacacgcgcacaccagtcgcgtgtgccgctgttgctgtccATCCCTCAACGCGTGCGACTCGCAGCGGCTTGTACGGGCCCTGGATACGATCTCTTAGCGCcgcttctccgtctctgAAACACCGACAACGAAGCTGGCGCACGGCTGCGAGGGCAACAACGAGAAAGAAAAACTGACGGATGATGCTCCGTCtctcgcgccgccgtcttgcCACGTCTATTGGCGGCTTCTCgtccgccgccttcaccggagacgacggcggcgcctaCGAGAGACGCAAGAGTgagcaggagcggctgaAGCGCGATCATCAGCAGGAGGGCACGGGGGCGCAGGAACAGCAACCCCACAACGGTGGAGGTGATGCCcagcacgcaggcacacctGTGTCCGCCTCGATGTCATCATCGTCCTTCTGGGAGGAGACGTGCTCCCCAAGTGGCTTTCACGGCAcaaagggcagcagcagtggcagcggcaacgccgcctATGCTGCTGAAGCCAATGCGCCCCTTGCCCGACCGACGATCGACACCTACCGCGCCATGACAGACAGCGAGCTTGTCGAAACGCTGCGGACCCGCGACGAGCAGATTCGCCAACTGCGTGCTATCTACGAGAGCTTCCACTACGACGCGGACAGGCACTTTCGAAAAATGATCTTCGACTACCACGACAAGACGATGCAGCTGTCGCAGGTGCACGGACGCATGCAGCAGGCCTCGCTGCAGATCAACCGCGAGGCCCTTTCGAAGATGCGTGATCAGCAGGATATGATGACACGCGACAAGCGCATCATCTTCACCATCTGCACGCTATGGACGCTTATCTTctgggtgtgggtgcgccGTCACTATGTGAAGCGGCGTGAGCTGGAGTTGGAGCCGCTGGATGGGCGGGAGTGGGCGCAGATGAGCCCCTCCATCACCGGCGCTGGCAGCTACAACGAGAACGTTTTTGGCAGCAACAAACGCAATGCGCGTTTTACTGAGACGGCGTGGGAGCGTGAactgcgcgagcgccgcgagGCGCAAAACTTGCGAGAGCAGCAGGTCGCCCTTCTTCGGAACCAGATGGAGCTGCAGAAAGCCGTGGCAACAcagcgggagcagcagcaagcgtGTGATAGTGACTCTTGATGCatgcgagaggaggaggagggagggatgtGCATGACGATAATGCGCGAGTACGTGAGGAGCTCTTTTTGTACATTTCTCacacgcctccgcctcgtcttATTTCTCCGTGGTCGATGTTACGGGCGGTCCTCTAGCTCTACCCCCCGCGGCCCTTCTCCAGccgatgtgcgtgcgtctgcctgtgcgcgcaTTACAGATCCGCAGCACGCGGggcgagaaggaaagaacAACAAGTGGAGGCAAGAGAGGTCacgaagcgcacgcacgcgtgcgggAAAGGATAGTTGTATCGATTGGGGCCCAGCGTCCCTCGCCCCGGCGGAGACGAAGGCCGAGGGAGGATGGAGGGGCGTCTCGATCTGCAGTATGACGCTCCACTCTCGTTTTTTTACGTCGCGCGTACTTTTCAGGATGCttgggcgcgtgtgctcactgctgcggtgcagATGTGTGTAGCTTTTGCTTCCCTTCTCCTGACATTGCtccatgcacacacacacacacacaaacagaaGACAGCTCACCGTATGGAGGCACTCGACGCGGTCCTGCTCTCACCATCTCCACGCCCTCTTTTCATCCGAATCTACATGGCTGCACATCACTGCTTCCTGCACGTGTGTCCACGTAATGCCACCTCATccatcatcgtcatcgtcgccccTCCTAACTGGACAACGGAAttcacgtgtgcgtgcacccATAAATATACATTTAAGTCCACATCACAGCGACTCAACGATCTTGCTCgatccctcctccctcccttcttccctctctgtgAATCCTCGCTTACTCTCATGTGTATGGAAGCAACCATTATCCATCAGACCCcacctctcttttcctttaCCTTCACTATCCCATGAGCAACTCGGCCAAGTCGCCCTCCGGCCCCGTCGGTGATGAGGGGCGGCGCAACTATCCGATGTCAGCCCACACCCTCGTCACACAGGAGCAGGTGTgggccgccacggcgaagTGCGCAAAGAAGATTGCAGAGGACTACAGAAGTTTTAAGTTGACGACCGACAACCCGCTCTACCTGCTGTGCGTGCTCAAGGGCAGCTTCATCTTCACGGCCGACCTTGCCCGCTTTCTCGCCGACGAGGGTGTCCCGGTGAAGGTGGAGTTTATTTGCGCGAGCTCGTACGGCACGGGCGTGGAGACGTCGGGCCAGGTGCGCATGCTCCTCGACGTGCGCGACTCCGTGGAGAATCGCCATATTCTGATTGTCGAGGACATCGTCGACAGCGCCATCACGCTGCAGTATCTGATGCGGTTCATGCTCGCCAAGAAGCCGGCCTCGCTCAagacggtggtgctgctggacaaGCCGTCGGGGCGAAAGGTGGAGGTGCTAGTCGACTACCCCGTCATCACGATCCCGCACGCGTTTGTGATTGGCTACGGCATGGACTACGCCGAGTCGTATCGCGAGCTGCGCGATATCTGCGTGCTCAAGAAGGAGTACTACGAGAAGCCGGAGAGCAAGGTGTAGCGGTGACGAGCTACGGCTCGTGTCGGTGGGAACACCtgcccgcctctctccttctcgatGCGCGCTCTCACAGAAACGCACACCGACATGCCAACAAGCGTGCTCGTGGGCGATGGAAGGGGTGAGACCGCCGTAGCGACTGCGGCTGCGTACACAAGTGGAGCCGACCATACCACGCGCggcctttttcttttcttcgttCTCTAACTTCTTCTTACCCCATTTCGTGGCCTCAGCGGTGTTGCCACGGATTAGAGAGGAGGATAGATGGCGAGCGAGCCTGCGAGTGGGCGAGTGCAGGTGCGGGCGGGAGGCTGTATACGAtgccgcgacgcagcacatTAGCAGACCTTCTGCATGGGTCAGCACAAGGCAGGCGAAAGGCTGGGGTGGTGCtgtggggaggg
It encodes the following:
- a CDS encoding methionine aminopeptidase 2, putative encodes the protein MPPKMSAKNKQQPKQQGGNKKGKGSSQDGDDFDAMLAAAVNASKADAAKNHSNNHQGKRSSNGNGTAPASRSLAADEPVVPSSADHPENPYPKTADGYPRQTWPEPTVLVSKQFAPGQFPAGEIVDHPGEMNNFRRSSEEKRALARASEQQVQEMREAAEVHRQVRTWAQSWIKPGLSLMLMTDRIEKKLNELIGKDGILRGQAFPTGCSLNHVAAHYTPNTGDEKVVLAYDDVMKVDFGTHINGRIIDCAWTVAFNPMFDPLLQAVKEATYEGIKQAGIDVRLGDIGAAIEEVMESHEVEINGKVHQVKSIRNLSGHNIAPYIIHSGKSVPIVKGGEQTKMEEGEVFAIETFGSTGRGFVNEDLECSHYMMRPGAEVMQLRSEKAQQLLKHIHKSYSTLAFCRKWLDRDGFDRHLMNLNRLVDEGAVNKYPPLVDVKGSYTAQYEHTIYLGPTAKEILSKGSDY
- a CDS encoding hypoxanthine-guanine phosphoribosyltransferase, producing MSNSAKSPSGPVGDEGRRNYPMSAHTLVTQEQVWAATAKCAKKIAEDYRSFKLTTDNPLYLLCVLKGSFIFTADLARFLADEGVPVKVEFICASSYGTGVETSGQVRMLLDVRDSVENRHILIVEDIVDSAITLQYLMRFMLAKKPASLKTVVLLDKPSGRKVEVLVDYPVITIPHAFVIGYGMDYAESYRELRDICVLKKEYYEKPESKV